A part of Salvelinus alpinus chromosome 23, SLU_Salpinus.1, whole genome shotgun sequence genomic DNA contains:
- the LOC139551116 gene encoding transmembrane protein 125-like, translated as MAEMEEFSPMSPRRTPRRTPRVLRLDPALLQRRVLEDQVELWWFREPRRSLLCYCISVSLVLGLGLGGVGLLSTTTSLSGEWRLGVGTMLCLLALAVLLKQLLSSAVQDMNCVRSRRRIELMKSGGRADPVVILFTGMALALCGGVLLYMSLASGHHGPGQRHRDMFLSGMVLLWVGGTTGLAVAGYLLVVHLQQRRERRMLQRRRRGGRGLRDRAVRVFTVSSSRTSLI; from the coding sequence ATGGCTGAGATGGAGGAGTTCTCCCCCATGTCCCCGCGGCGCACCCCACGCCGGACCCCCCGTGTGCTGCGCCTGGACCCGGCCCTGCTCCAGCGGCGCGTGTTGGAGGACCAGGTGGAACTGTGGTGGTTCCGCGAGCCGCGGCGCTCCCTGCTCtgctactgcatctcagtgagCCTCGTCCTGGGCTTGGGGCTGGGCGGCGTAGGcctcctctccaccaccaccagcctgtccGGGGAGTGGCGCCTAGGAGTGGGCACCATGCTCTGCCTCCTAGCTCTGGCTGTCCTCCTCAAACAGCTCCTAAGCTCCGCCGTCCAGGATATGAATTGCGTTCGCAGCCGGAGGCGGATAGAGTTAATGAAGAGCGGTGGACGGGCGGACCCGGTGGTCATCCTTTTCACCGGGATGGCTTTGGCACTCTGCGGAGGGGTCCTACTCTACATGTCGCTGGCCAGCGGGCACCATGGGCCCGGGCAGCGCCACAGGGATATGTTCCTGTCCGGGATGGTGCTACTGTGGGTAGGGGGCACCACCGGGTTGGCGGTGGCTGGGTACTTGCTGGTAGTGCACCtccagcagaggagagagaggaggatgttgCAGAggcggaggaggggagggagagggttgcGGGACAGGGCAGTCAGGGTGTTTACAGTCTCCTCTAGTAGAACTAGCCTCATCTGA